In the genome of Pseudomonas fluorescens, the window ATATAGATGTCGGCCATGAACTTGCCGGGGTTTTGGCTCGGTACAAAGGCTTCTGCCGCTTGCGGCAACTGCTGTACGAAGGTTTCGCGCACCTCCGGACCAACTTCAAAGGCTTGCGGGCCGATAGCCGGGCCGAGCCAGACCAATACTTCGGCAGGTGGCACGGCCAGACTGTCGAGGGTGGCCTCCAGCACGCCCGCCGCCAACCCGCGCCAACCGGCATGAGCCGCTGCGACACGGGTGCCGGCACGGTCGCAAAACAACACTGGCAGACAATCGGCCGTCATCGCCGCGCAGGCGACGCCCGGCGTTGATGTCCAACTGGCATCAGCCGTATCCACCCGGCCTGGATCGGCATGGGCCACGACAATGCCGTGGACCTGCTGCAGCCAGGCCGGTTGAATGGAGAAATGATCGGTAAGACGACGGCGATTCTCGGCAACAGCTTCGGGGCTGTCGTCGACGTGATCGCCGAGGTTGAGGCTGTCGAACGGCGCCACACTGACGCCGCCCGCACGGGTGGTCACACAGGCTTTGACCCCGGCCGGCGCGGGCCAGTCAGGAATCAGCCAGTCACTCATCCGATGAACGCCTCGCGATCTTGCTTGAGCAGGGTCAGCAACCAGACGAAATCTTCCGGCAACGGCGACTCCCAGCTCATGCGCTGACCGGTGGTCGGATGATCCAGTTCCAGGAAACGCGCATGCAGCGCCTGACGCGGGAAGTTTTTCAGCGACTCGACCATGGTCGGGTTGGCGGCCGGCGGAATACGGAAACGACCGCCGTAGGCAGGATCTCCGACCAACGGGTAGTTGATGTGCGCCATGTGCACGCGAATCTGGTGCGTACGACCGGTTTCCAGCTTCACCCGCACGTGAGTGTGGGAGCGGAAGCGCTCGAGCACGCGGTAATGGCTGACGGCTTGCTTGCCACCTTCCATCACGGCCATGCGCTGGCGTTGCTGGCCGTGACGACCGATCGGCGCGTTGATCTTGCCACCGGCTGTCACCACACCGATCACGATGCACTCGTAGATCCGGCTGACGCTGCGGCTCTGCAACTGTGTAACCAGCTGCGTCTGCGCTTGAATGGTCTTGGCCACCACCATCAGGCCGGTGGTGTCCTTGTCCAGGCGATGCACGATACCGGCGCGGGGTACATTGATGATGTCCGGCACGTGGTGCAGCAAGGCGTTGAGCAAGGTGCCGTCGGCATGACCGGCAGCCGGGTGCACCACCAGGCCCGCAGGCTTGTTGATCACCAGGATGTCGTCGTCTTCGTAGACGATATCCAGGGCTATGTCTTGAGCGACCCATTCGCCCTGAGCTTCCTGCTCGGCAGTCAGCTCAAGGATGGCGCCGCCGTGGACGATGTCTCGCGGGCGGATAACCGCCCCATCCACAGTCAGGCGGCCGTCTTTGATCCAGGCGGAAAGGCGCGAGCGCGAGTGCTCAGCGAATAGTTGTGCGGCGACTTGATCGAGGCGTTGGCCGCCCAATTCGGACGGCACCTCTGCGCGAAGTTCAATTTTATCGGACATGCTCAGACTAGGCGTCGGCACAGCCTTTGGTTTCGGCTGCGCGCTTGTGGTTAAATACGGCGTCTTTTGCCCCGAGGCTATTCAACGGGGCGCTCATCATAACAGGACGGCCACGCCCAAGACAGCGGCCGTCATAGGGACGCAAGCCGCCATGCAAGTGAAACACCTGCTGCTGATCGCCATCCTCGCATTGACCGCTGCTTGCTCATCGAAGGAAGTCGTAGACGAAAACCTCAGTGAAGTCGAGCTGTACCAACAGGCTCAAGCCGACCTGGACAATAGCAGCTACACCAGTGCCATCGCCAAGCTGAAGGCTCTGGAATCGCGTTATCCGTTCGGTCGCTATGCCGATCAGGCGCAACTCGAACTCATCTACGCCAACTACAAGAACACCGAGCCTGAGGCTGCAAAGTCTGCAGCGGAACGCTTCATTCGCCTGCACCCACAGCATCCGAACGTCGATTATGCCTACTACCTCAAGGGCCTGACTTCTTTCGACCAGGATGTCGGCCTGCTGGCGCGTTTCCTGCCGCTGGACATGACCAAGCGTGACCCGGGCGCCGCCCGCGACTCCTATAACGAGTTCGCCCAGCTGACCAGCCGCTTCCCGAATAGCCGCTACGCGCCAGACGCCAAGCAGCGCATGATTTATCTGCGCAACCTGCTGGCGGCCTACGAAATTCACGTGGCCGACTACTACCTGACCCGTCAGGCCTATGTCGCCGCCGCGAACCGCGGTCGTTACGTGGTGGAAAACTTCCAGGAAACCCCTTCGGTCGGCGACGGCCTGGCGGTGATGACCGAGGCCTACCAGC includes:
- the pgeF gene encoding peptidoglycan editing factor PgeF, which encodes MSDWLIPDWPAPAGVKACVTTRAGGVSVAPFDSLNLGDHVDDSPEAVAENRRRLTDHFSIQPAWLQQVHGIVVAHADPGRVDTADASWTSTPGVACAAMTADCLPVLFCDRAGTRVAAAHAGWRGLAAGVLEATLDSLAVPPAEVLVWLGPAIGPQAFEVGPEVRETFVQQLPQAAEAFVPSQNPGKFMADIYMLARLRLAARGVTAVYGGGFCTVTDPRFFSYRRASRTGRFASLIWLAR
- the rluD gene encoding 23S rRNA pseudouridine(1911/1915/1917) synthase RluD, whose product is MSDKIELRAEVPSELGGQRLDQVAAQLFAEHSRSRLSAWIKDGRLTVDGAVIRPRDIVHGGAILELTAEQEAQGEWVAQDIALDIVYEDDDILVINKPAGLVVHPAAGHADGTLLNALLHHVPDIINVPRAGIVHRLDKDTTGLMVVAKTIQAQTQLVTQLQSRSVSRIYECIVIGVVTAGGKINAPIGRHGQQRQRMAVMEGGKQAVSHYRVLERFRSHTHVRVKLETGRTHQIRVHMAHINYPLVGDPAYGGRFRIPPAANPTMVESLKNFPRQALHARFLELDHPTTGQRMSWESPLPEDFVWLLTLLKQDREAFIG
- a CDS encoding outer membrane protein assembly factor BamD, with amino-acid sequence MQVKHLLLIAILALTAACSSKEVVDENLSEVELYQQAQADLDNSSYTSAIAKLKALESRYPFGRYADQAQLELIYANYKNTEPEAAKSAAERFIRLHPQHPNVDYAYYLKGLTSFDQDVGLLARFLPLDMTKRDPGAARDSYNEFAQLTSRFPNSRYAPDAKQRMIYLRNLLAAYEIHVADYYLTRQAYVAAANRGRYVVENFQETPSVGDGLAVMTEAYQRLHLDELAATSLETLKLNYPNHPTLVDGQFVPTVAEADNRSWLSKTTLGLIESRPPLPPGETRANQDVQKQFQDAKDAIPSELKPKDDNGEALEEENHEAQGNDSDRSWFSYMTFGVFD